Part of the Nitrospirota bacterium genome is shown below.
CCCACACAGGTTTCACCTTCAATTCCCGCTCGACCCTTTCGTAATAGGAGTTCAAACTCTCCGGCGTGAGGCCGAGTCCCGAATTCTGATTCCACTCCTCGATGACGTAGCTTGGCGTTCGAAAACACGTCCCGCTGTTGATCGTGGTGGTGCCGCCGACCGTGCAACCGAGGGGGAGGACGACCGGAGGGAGCCCGAGTGTGCCGGTGATACCGCGATTCCGGTAGAGCTTCATGGCTCGCTCCATCGGCGGGCCGTGGAAGTCTTTCGAAGTGAAATGGCCGCCTTCCTCGACGACCACGACTTCACGCCCGGTCTCGGCGAGTTCTTTCGCCACCACGGCGCCTCCGGCCCCGCTGCCGATCACGCAGACGTCCACCTCCCGGTCGAGGTCTTCGGACAAAGTCGAGAGGTCAATCAACATCGGTGTGACAGGAGGGCAGGGCGCCCATGGCCCGACGGACTTCTTCTTGAGCATAGAACACCGGCGCCAGGATCCCTCGGAGGCCGAGGAAGACCGACTGCACGATGTTCGATCGGGACTCGGAAAGATCGGCCAAATAGGCCACAGCTTCCTCGTCGGTCATCCGGCTGAATCGCCTACGGCGCGAAAAGACAGGCAGGACATCGAGGAGGAACAGGAGCGCCCGAAGGCCGGCCACCGCCTGCCCGCCGGCCAGCGAAAAGAATCGCTCGACTTTGGCGTCGAGGCCTACATCCGCGGCGCTGACGGGAATCGCGCCTCCGGAGGGGGCGAAGGAAAGACAGAGTTTTCGAAGGACGCTTTTTTCTCGGGTTCGAAGGTGCATGGGGTCTGTATGGAGGCGGCCGATGGTGGATCGAGGGGCGTCAATCCGTTCCAGTCTCGCCCGGCGAATCCGTCTGGTAGCGGTAATATTCGCCGAGGAAGCTGAGGGCCTTGAGGTCCTTCATGCGTTCGACAAAGAGCGTGCCGATGAGGTGATCGCATTCGTGCTGAATGGCGCGCGCGAAAAACCCTTCGGCCTCGAAATCCTGCCGTTTCCCTTCGCGGTCGAAACTCTTGACGGATACTCTCATGTAGCGGGGGACGCGGCCGCGAAGGTCCGGAATACTCAGGCAGCCCTCCCAATCCTCCTCCATTTCCTCCGTCTCGGCGGAGACCGTCGGGTTGACGAGGACGCAAAGGGGAATGGCCCGGGCTTCAGGATACCGCTCATTGCCGTTCACTTCGATGACGACAATCTGCCTCGACACGTGAACCTGCGGCGCCGCCAGTCCCGCTCCGCCGTATTCGTGCATGGTCTCGATCATGTCGTCGATGAGCGACTGTGTTTCCGGGCCGCGAATGGCTTCCAGCGGAACGGGCTCCGCAACTTTTCGGAGGACCGGATGCCCCATGCGCGCGACCTTCAGAATCGACATGCTTTCATCTTATCATTCCGAGTCGGTATTGCGAGTGGAGGTGGGCCGGCCGGTGTTTCTTGATTCGATGGGGGAGGGCAGGTATCATCCGGCCCAATGGTTCGAACGGCGAAACGTACCCTTGGAATGCTCGGCTGCGGAACCGTCGGCGCGGAGGTCATCCATTCGCTTCTTCACCGAAGCTCGGCGCCCGTGTCCATCAAGAGGGTGGCCGTGAGAGACATTTCCAAACGGAGGCCGATCGGACCGGTTGCGAAGCGGTTGACCACGGACTGGCGTGAAGTGGTGGACGATCCGGAGATTGAAGTGGTCCTGGAACTTATGGGAGGGGAGACGCCCGCGCTGGCCGCGATTAAGCGCGCGCTGGAGAACGGCAAGTCCGTGATTACCGCCAACAAACTCGTGCTCTCCCGGCATGGGCATGACTTGCACGAAATCGCCGCCGGGCGCGGCGCTTTTCTGGGTTTTCGTGCCACGTTGGCGGGAATCCACCCGATCATTTTCTATCTGCACTCTTCCATTCCCTCCGGGAAAACGATCCGAAGCGTACACGCGGTTCTGAACGGAACGTGCAACTTCGTTCTGGATACCATGGAATCCCGGGGGGTCACGTTTGATGAAGCGGTCCGGCGGGCGCAGAACGCGGGTTTTGCCGAAGCCGACCCCAGCTTGGACGTGGACGGGATCGACACCATGAACAAGATTACGATCATCAATCGATTGATCTATGGCGCATTTCGGGGAGACGCGGCCACCATCGAGAGAAACGGCCTTCGCGAGGGCATTCGGGAGATCACGCCGCAGGACCTGGCCTTTGCCTCGGAGCTCGGCTATTGCGTGAAACTGTTGGGCATCATCGAGAACGTGAATGGTTTCCGGTCGGTCCGAGCCCATCCCGCTTTGGTGAGGAAGGACCACCCTCTTGCGGTCTTGAGAGGTGCGGAAAACGGCATCGTCATTGTCGATGAATACGCGGAAGAATCGTGCTGGACGGGGCTGGGAGCCGGAGCGAAACCGACGCGTATCGCGGTCCTCCAGGATCTTTATGAGTGGGGGCAGGGTCGAAGGAGTATTTCTCCCCTGCCGTCGAAAACCTTCAAGTTTCTCCCCTCGGATCAACTCGTATGCAAGTATTTCCTGCGGTTTACGGTGATCGACCGGCCCGGCGTACTCGCCCAGATCTCACGCGTCCTTTGGAAGAATCACATTAGTATCTCCGCCGTGGTGCAGAAAGAACGGAGGGAGGGTGATCGGGTGCCCCTGATCATCACGACGCATGATGCCCGGGAGCGGAACGTTCGCCGTGCGTTTGGCACGATCTTGAAGTTGGCCGTGGTGAAATCCCCCAGCACCTTCATCCGTATTGTGGTCTGATGGGCCAGGACGGCTCTGGTC
Proteins encoded:
- a CDS encoding peptide deformylase; its protein translation is MSILKVARMGHPVLRKVAEPVPLEAIRGPETQSLIDDMIETMHEYGGAGLAAPQVHVSRQIVVIEVNGNERYPEARAIPLCVLVNPTVSAETEEMEEDWEGCLSIPDLRGRVPRYMRVSVKSFDREGKRQDFEAEGFFARAIQHECDHLIGTLFVERMKDLKALSFLGEYYRYQTDSPGETGTD
- a CDS encoding homoserine dehydrogenase — protein: MVRTAKRTLGMLGCGTVGAEVIHSLLHRSSAPVSIKRVAVRDISKRRPIGPVAKRLTTDWREVVDDPEIEVVLELMGGETPALAAIKRALENGKSVITANKLVLSRHGHDLHEIAAGRGAFLGFRATLAGIHPIIFYLHSSIPSGKTIRSVHAVLNGTCNFVLDTMESRGVTFDEAVRRAQNAGFAEADPSLDVDGIDTMNKITIINRLIYGAFRGDAATIERNGLREGIREITPQDLAFASELGYCVKLLGIIENVNGFRSVRAHPALVRKDHPLAVLRGAENGIVIVDEYAEESCWTGLGAGAKPTRIAVLQDLYEWGQGRRSISPLPSKTFKFLPSDQLVCKYFLRFTVIDRPGVLAQISRVLWKNHISISAVVQKERREGDRVPLIITTHDARERNVRRAFGTILKLAVVKSPSTFIRIVV